One Microcoleus sp. FACHB-831 DNA segment encodes these proteins:
- a CDS encoding cofactor assembly of complex C subunit B translates to MNTTILSSTFLLTLLLAVGLFFFIRASVKDRTEQVKLIAQQPEASLFSQLQQYFQTRSYRVTALDAEQNKVTFQGFVRPSWFLAIFLTLLALCGILCLVLVLSQLFPQAGGVFLILLLLAPAAGIFYWQKAARPEIVSLKVEAVVGEGNETQSVLTVTAHRDELASLQQALQLKTCE, encoded by the coding sequence GTGAATACGACTATTCTCTCTTCTACATTCCTGCTAACGCTCTTACTAGCAGTCGGTTTGTTTTTCTTTATCCGGGCTTCTGTTAAAGATCGCACGGAACAAGTTAAACTAATTGCTCAACAACCAGAAGCATCTCTCTTTTCTCAGTTGCAGCAGTATTTTCAAACCCGCTCCTACCGAGTTACCGCCCTAGATGCCGAACAAAATAAAGTCACCTTCCAAGGATTTGTCCGCCCCAGCTGGTTTCTAGCTATCTTCTTAACTCTGCTAGCTTTGTGCGGCATCCTTTGTCTGGTGCTGGTTTTATCTCAATTATTTCCTCAAGCGGGCGGCGTTTTTCTAATATTGCTTCTATTAGCACCCGCAGCAGGAATTTTTTACTGGCAAAAAGCTGCACGCCCAGAGATTGTATCTCTCAAGGTGGAAGCAGTAGTCGGTGAAGGAAATGAGACACAAAGTGTCCTTACCGTCACCGCCCACCGCGACGAACTGGCTTCTCTACAACAGGCATTGCAGTTAAAGACCTGCGAGTGA
- the rpsN gene encoding 30S ribosomal protein S14, whose amino-acid sequence MAKKSMIEREKKRQKLVEKYADQRAELQDQFDSATSQQQKLAIHRQIQQLPRNSARTRLRNRCWVTGRPRGVYSDFGLSRNVMREWAHQGLLPGVVKSSW is encoded by the coding sequence ATGGCTAAAAAGAGCATGATCGAGCGTGAGAAGAAACGCCAGAAGCTTGTAGAGAAGTATGCCGATCAGCGGGCAGAATTGCAAGACCAATTTGATAGTGCTACTTCCCAACAACAGAAGCTGGCTATTCACCGTCAAATACAACAACTACCACGCAACAGTGCTAGAACCAGACTGCGGAATCGCTGCTGGGTGACAGGGCGTCCCAGAGGCGTATACAGCGATTTCGGTCTTTCTCGCAACGTCATGCGGGAATGGGCACACCAAGGTTTGTTACCGGGTGTGGTCAAGTCCAGCTGGTAG
- a CDS encoding S-layer homology domain-containing protein, with protein MFNFKSFKSTTSLLLLMGMTTGSLMPIVAPILAPAPAVAQSAGFSDVASSYWAKDFIEALASRDIIKGFPDGTFRPQDPVTRAQFAAMLRQAFNKNKSRDAVRFTDVSSSYWAYTAIQEAYQTEFLSGYPGNIFRPEQRIPREQVLVSLANGLGYSATNAVASDLQFYNDASAISSYARNSIAAATEKKIVVNYSNVKQLNPGRNATRAEVAAFIYQALVSAGDAAAISSPYIVALVDDTPQNTAVTIPAGTAIPVRYEKQKILVTPDEKAPLTLTVAANIQTNQGTVVIPSGSEVVGELQPATGGSQFVARELRLPNGQRLPISASSQVITKTEQISKGTSVRTVIKDTVLGAAAAAAVSAVTGDRAIATEEVLGGAGIGTLIGLFLGKDKVNLIVVEPNTALSLKLNQDLTVQP; from the coding sequence ATGTTTAACTTCAAGAGCTTCAAATCTACGACTTCTTTACTATTACTGATGGGGATGACAACAGGTTCGTTGATGCCAATTGTCGCACCAATATTGGCTCCTGCACCTGCTGTTGCTCAAAGCGCTGGTTTTAGCGATGTAGCGTCTAGCTACTGGGCTAAGGATTTTATTGAAGCCCTCGCTTCAAGGGATATTATCAAAGGATTTCCGGATGGAACCTTCCGCCCTCAAGACCCAGTAACGCGGGCACAATTTGCGGCAATGCTTCGGCAAGCCTTCAATAAGAATAAATCCCGCGATGCTGTCAGATTTACAGATGTATCGTCCTCCTACTGGGCTTACACGGCGATTCAAGAAGCTTATCAGACAGAGTTTCTATCAGGTTATCCCGGCAATATCTTCAGACCGGAACAAAGAATTCCCCGCGAACAAGTTCTAGTTTCTTTAGCCAATGGATTGGGTTATTCTGCAACTAATGCAGTAGCATCAGATTTGCAATTTTATAACGATGCTTCTGCAATCTCTAGCTATGCTCGCAATAGTATTGCCGCTGCTACTGAGAAGAAAATTGTAGTAAACTATTCCAATGTCAAGCAGCTAAATCCGGGGCGAAATGCTACTAGAGCAGAGGTGGCTGCTTTCATCTACCAAGCATTAGTTAGCGCTGGTGATGCGGCGGCAATCAGCTCACCTTACATTGTGGCTCTAGTTGACGATACCCCACAAAACACGGCAGTAACAATTCCTGCTGGAACCGCTATTCCAGTCAGGTACGAAAAACAAAAAATTCTCGTAACTCCTGATGAAAAGGCACCGCTGACGTTGACCGTAGCGGCTAACATTCAAACCAATCAAGGAACGGTAGTAATCCCATCAGGAAGTGAGGTAGTTGGGGAATTGCAACCTGCTACTGGAGGGTCTCAGTTTGTTGCCAGAGAGTTGCGTCTGCCTAATGGTCAACGCTTGCCTATAAGTGCTAGTTCTCAGGTGATTACAAAAACTGAGCAGATTTCTAAGGGCACTAGCGTCAGGACTGTCATTAAGGATACCGTATTGGGTGCGGCAGCGGCAGCGGCGGTTTCTGCTGTGACGGGCGATCGCGCTATTGCTACGGAAGAAGTTCTAGGCGGCGCTGGGATTGGTACTCTGATTGGGCTGTTCCTCGGTAAGGACAAAGTTAACTTGATCGTGGTTGAGCCTAATACAGCTTTGAGTCTGAAGTTAAACCAAGACTTAACGGTTCAGCCGTAA
- a CDS encoding DUF3155 domain-containing protein yields MARRRKRKSRRRQEGRRILEHVPQFSIESGEDKPVTAARKFIQSEGIVPPALLLVKRNEHTTDRYFWAEKGLFGAQYAEENHFLFPSLRVIDNTIEKPAVAVRTS; encoded by the coding sequence TTGGCAAGAAGACGCAAGCGCAAAAGTCGCCGTCGCCAGGAAGGGCGCAGAATTCTGGAACACGTGCCTCAGTTTAGTATCGAAAGTGGGGAAGATAAACCAGTTACCGCGGCGCGAAAATTTATTCAATCAGAGGGTATAGTTCCACCCGCATTACTGCTAGTGAAGCGGAACGAACACACAACAGACCGCTACTTCTGGGCAGAAAAAGGTCTCTTCGGTGCCCAATACGCAGAAGAGAATCATTTCTTGTTTCCTAGTCTTAGGGTAATTGACAACACCATAGAGAAGCCTGCGGTCGCAGTTCGCACCAGCTGA
- a CDS encoding PadR family transcriptional regulator, whose product MKFDDIYQFFQDPPPTYLNKELAACYVLAVLLQGESYGTELIARLEREYPTYRLSDTVLYSALKFLEETGAIAGYWKKVEGRGRPRRMYQINSTWQDRAQELAGLWRDYLNRDRQVISN is encoded by the coding sequence ATGAAATTTGACGATATCTATCAGTTTTTTCAAGACCCTCCTCCGACTTATCTCAACAAGGAACTAGCGGCATGTTATGTCCTAGCAGTCTTGTTGCAGGGAGAATCCTACGGGACAGAACTCATAGCGCGACTGGAGAGGGAATACCCAACCTATCGCCTAAGCGACACCGTTCTCTATAGCGCACTCAAGTTTCTTGAAGAGACAGGGGCGATCGCAGGGTACTGGAAAAAAGTCGAAGGAAGAGGACGCCCCCGTAGGATGTATCAAATCAACTCCACTTGGCAGGATCGCGCTCAGGAACTTGCCGGGCTTTGGCGTGATTATCTAAACAGGGACAGACAAGTAATTAGCAATTAG
- the nth gene encoding endonuclease III — translation MSITRKWSVKKQRALEILIRLKRLYPEAPCTLNYETPVQLLVATILSAQCTDERVNQVTPELFAQFPDAAAFAGADLEELQNLIRSTGFYRNKGKNIQAACRLIVDKFGGQVPKRMELLLELPGVARKTANVVLGHAYDIHQGVTVDTHVKRLSYRLGLTEETDPVRVERDLMRLLPQPDWENWSIRLVYHGRAVCKARKPECYACVLADLCPSADLSEENLANLSITTSRQTLEISL, via the coding sequence GTGAGCATTACTCGTAAGTGGTCGGTTAAGAAACAACGCGCTCTGGAGATTTTGATTCGCCTCAAGCGACTCTATCCAGAGGCTCCCTGTACGTTGAACTATGAAACCCCAGTGCAACTGCTGGTAGCAACAATTTTGTCTGCTCAGTGTACCGATGAGCGGGTGAATCAGGTTACGCCCGAGTTGTTTGCCCAGTTTCCCGATGCAGCGGCTTTCGCTGGTGCGGACTTAGAAGAGTTACAAAATCTGATCCGTTCCACTGGTTTTTATCGCAACAAGGGAAAAAACATTCAAGCTGCCTGTCGCCTAATTGTGGATAAATTTGGCGGACAAGTGCCAAAAAGAATGGAATTGCTCCTTGAATTGCCTGGTGTGGCGCGTAAGACAGCTAATGTCGTTCTTGGTCATGCTTACGATATCCATCAGGGGGTGACGGTAGATACTCACGTAAAACGACTTAGCTACCGTCTGGGTTTGACAGAAGAAACTGACCCCGTGCGGGTGGAGCGAGATTTAATGCGGCTTTTGCCGCAGCCAGATTGGGAAAACTGGTCGATTCGATTGGTTTATCACGGTCGGGCAGTTTGTAAGGCTCGCAAACCGGAGTGCTACGCTTGCGTGCTTGCAGATTTATGTCCTTCTGCGGATTTGTCTGAGGAGAATTTAGCTAATCTCAGCATCACAACCTCGCGTCAAACTTTGGAAATTTCTTTATAA
- a CDS encoding DUF3611 family protein, with amino-acid sequence MPETTDTPTVPSALKRIALTLRLTSWIGFWFQLVLAVVATGLFLVGAFRFAQPSANTGASNAGTGGATFFAVCGLLVLYFSIYQAFRCVVIARKLLDPNPNLRPKKADTIQVLRLGLVVSLVGMLLNIVGAQAITGALVAKSLSQPQGVQLLDPQSINRLIQPLDILVVLANTHTITAHFAGIAASIWLMNRIAKQ; translated from the coding sequence ATGCCAGAAACGACAGACACCCCGACCGTTCCCTCAGCCCTAAAGCGAATTGCCCTCACCCTGCGACTAACAAGCTGGATTGGCTTCTGGTTTCAGTTAGTCTTAGCCGTTGTTGCCACTGGGCTTTTTTTGGTGGGGGCGTTTCGGTTTGCCCAGCCTAGCGCCAACACCGGAGCCAGCAATGCAGGGACGGGAGGAGCGACTTTTTTTGCAGTTTGCGGCCTCTTAGTGCTGTATTTCAGTATTTATCAAGCTTTTCGTTGCGTCGTCATCGCTCGCAAGCTGCTAGATCCCAATCCCAACCTCCGCCCTAAAAAGGCAGACACCATTCAAGTATTGCGGCTTGGATTGGTTGTGAGTTTGGTGGGAATGTTACTTAACATTGTGGGTGCACAAGCCATCACAGGCGCTCTAGTAGCCAAGTCTTTGTCCCAACCTCAAGGTGTGCAACTCTTAGACCCCCAATCTATCAACCGCCTAATTCAACCGCTGGATATCCTTGTTGTGCTGGCGAACACCCACACCATTACCGCTCACTTTGCCGGAATCGCAGCGTCAATTTGGCTTATGAATCGCATCGCCAAACAGTAA
- the aat gene encoding leucyl/phenylalanyl-tRNA--protein transferase: MQFDVPTIIQGYAQGYFLMADEESEGLGWYSSRRRALVPLDDSFRYPKSLRRVINQERFSVAVNKDFKGVVAGCADRETTWISPELKEIYLALNQAGWAYSFETWQGDELAGGILGIVIGGAFIGESMFYRIPEGSKVAMVKLVERLRSRQFVFFDAQMMNPHLERFGAYIVDDIQYEVLLRQALESHCFLD, from the coding sequence ATGCAGTTTGACGTTCCTACTATTATCCAGGGGTATGCCCAAGGCTACTTCCTGATGGCTGATGAGGAAAGCGAAGGCTTGGGATGGTATTCCAGTCGCAGACGGGCGCTGGTTCCCTTAGACGACAGCTTTCGCTATCCGAAGTCACTGCGGCGCGTTATCAACCAGGAGCGTTTTAGCGTTGCTGTGAATAAAGACTTTAAGGGCGTTGTCGCTGGGTGTGCTGACAGGGAAACAACCTGGATTTCGCCGGAGTTAAAGGAAATTTACTTGGCGCTTAATCAAGCTGGTTGGGCGTATAGTTTTGAGACTTGGCAAGGTGATGAACTGGCTGGGGGAATTTTAGGAATTGTTATCGGCGGTGCTTTTATTGGCGAGTCGATGTTTTATAGAATTCCAGAGGGGTCGAAGGTAGCGATGGTGAAGTTGGTGGAGAGATTGCGATCGCGCCAGTTTGTTTTTTTCGATGCCCAAATGATGAATCCCCACCTCGAACGTTTTGGAGCTTACATAGTTGACGATATTCAATATGAAGTTCTGTTGCGGCAAGCCTTAGAAAGCCATTGTTTTTTAGATTAG
- the serS gene encoding serine--tRNA ligase yields MLDLKQIRENPQAVQERLDRRGVGKYDLQPILQLDQQQRELEAKRNQLQARGNEIGKLVGIKIKQLGDPSSPEIQALRDEGNQIKSQLGELEPQEKDLKAKLEALLLTLPNLPSESTPIGKSEEENVEVRRWGDEYIPQSATILPHYEIGEKLGILNFDRAVKVAQTRFVTLIGAGAALERALISFMLDRQIKAGYTEVIPPFLINSQSLTATGQLPKFAEESFKCDQDDLWLAPTAEVPVTNLYRDEILEASQLPIYHCAYTPCFRREAGSYGRDTRGLIRLHQFNKVELVKIVHPSTSEQEHQQLVGNAEAILQELKLPYRAIELCTGDLGFGAAKCYDLEVWLPSTGKYREISSCSNFMDFQARRGSIRFKEAGKKGTQFVHTLNGSGLAVGRTMSAILENYQQPDGSVRIPEALQPYLGREVL; encoded by the coding sequence GTGCTAGACCTCAAGCAAATAAGAGAAAATCCACAAGCAGTCCAAGAACGCCTAGATCGTCGCGGCGTCGGTAAATATGACCTACAACCTATTTTGCAGCTAGACCAGCAGCAACGGGAACTGGAAGCGAAGCGAAATCAACTCCAAGCCCGAGGCAACGAAATTGGCAAATTAGTCGGTATAAAAATTAAACAGCTTGGCGACCCCTCTTCCCCAGAAATTCAAGCGCTGCGGGACGAAGGCAACCAAATCAAAAGCCAGCTTGGCGAACTAGAACCGCAGGAAAAAGACCTCAAAGCTAAATTAGAGGCTTTACTCCTAACACTCCCTAACTTGCCCAGCGAGTCCACACCCATTGGCAAGAGTGAAGAGGAAAATGTTGAAGTACGCCGCTGGGGTGACGAATACATACCCCAGAGCGCTACAATTCTCCCTCATTATGAAATTGGTGAAAAACTAGGGATTTTAAACTTCGATCGCGCTGTTAAAGTTGCTCAAACCCGGTTTGTAACTCTCATCGGTGCTGGTGCTGCCCTCGAAAGAGCTTTAATCAGCTTCATGCTCGACAGGCAAATCAAAGCTGGCTACACCGAAGTCATTCCCCCGTTTCTCATCAACAGCCAGTCACTCACAGCTACGGGTCAACTGCCCAAATTTGCCGAAGAAAGCTTCAAATGCGACCAGGATGACCTCTGGCTCGCTCCCACTGCTGAAGTCCCAGTAACTAACCTCTACCGGGATGAAATTTTAGAAGCGTCGCAGTTGCCCATCTATCACTGTGCCTATACTCCCTGCTTTCGTCGAGAAGCTGGTAGCTACGGGCGAGACACGCGGGGATTAATCCGACTGCACCAATTTAACAAAGTCGAGTTAGTTAAAATTGTTCATCCCAGCACTTCAGAGCAAGAGCATCAGCAGTTAGTGGGGAATGCTGAGGCGATTTTACAAGAATTGAAGTTGCCATATCGGGCGATCGAGTTATGTACCGGAGATTTGGGCTTTGGTGCTGCCAAGTGCTACGACCTAGAAGTATGGCTGCCCTCAACTGGAAAATATCGGGAAATATCGAGCTGCTCCAACTTTATGGATTTTCAGGCGCGGCGCGGCAGCATCCGCTTTAAAGAAGCTGGGAAGAAGGGCACGCAGTTCGTACACACCCTCAATGGTTCTGGATTGGCAGTGGGGCGCACGATGTCGGCAATACTGGAAAACTATCAACAACCCGATGGAAGTGTGAGGATACCAGAAGCGCTGCAACCTTACTTGGGGCGAGAGGTTCTGTAA
- the crtA gene encoding cyanoexosortase A, producing the protein MSGLKLVKELKLWLLGIAAGLIALHLHLTMRIGDNDLLGASVLFWIAVLSLLWKKRDRLNLESGIFSTFFGASLIILIFFKAIHLSSQDSFVRISPFISILGLSLVASGFKGLKQYWQELSILCFLAIAQGWLFQFDISELTAKFAAFVLWVLGFQVSRQGLLVSLPTGAIEVYAGCSGTGLMLQLVGFAFIFLVLFPTNSRQKILITFVAALLGFVVNGVRVALMAILVALSNQNAFDYWHKGDGSVIFSMISVMVFGLFCHIFILQKSNINRSNIA; encoded by the coding sequence ATGAGCGGCCTAAAACTTGTCAAAGAGTTGAAATTATGGCTTTTGGGTATAGCAGCAGGCTTAATTGCTCTTCATCTCCATTTGACGATGAGAATTGGAGATAATGACCTGTTGGGGGCTAGCGTTTTATTTTGGATTGCTGTATTGTCCTTACTTTGGAAAAAACGCGATCGCTTAAATCTAGAAAGTGGTATTTTTTCTACTTTTTTTGGTGCATCGCTGATTATTTTAATTTTTTTCAAGGCTATACACTTATCTAGCCAAGACTCTTTCGTCCGCATCTCACCTTTCATTTCAATATTAGGTTTGAGCCTCGTAGCTTCGGGTTTTAAAGGGTTAAAGCAATATTGGCAGGAACTTAGCATCCTCTGTTTTCTAGCCATAGCTCAAGGCTGGTTATTCCAGTTTGATATATCTGAATTAACAGCTAAATTCGCAGCTTTTGTGCTTTGGGTTTTAGGATTTCAAGTATCCCGCCAAGGTCTGCTAGTCAGTCTACCAACAGGAGCGATAGAGGTATACGCTGGCTGTTCCGGTACGGGGCTTATGCTTCAATTAGTGGGATTTGCATTTATCTTTTTAGTGCTGTTTCCCACTAACTCAAGGCAAAAGATATTAATTACTTTTGTGGCTGCGCTGCTGGGATTTGTAGTTAATGGTGTGCGTGTTGCTCTTATGGCTATTTTAGTAGCGTTATCTAATCAAAATGCATTTGACTACTGGCATAAAGGGGATGGCTCGGTAATATTTTCTATGATTAGTGTCATGGTTTTCGGGTTATTCTGTCATATTTTTATTTTACAAAAATCCAATATAAATCGAAGCAATATTGCATAG
- a CDS encoding TerB family tellurite resistance protein: MSANSSVKQLVKILIGAAWIDGKIQPEERDYLQRVVKENGLAEDREIQPLLYELRPVQANECYNWVQDYLGDRPSPEDYQRLVESISALIYSDGDVANEEAKLLNRLQLLDPATASPKSGNKTVLAAIQKLYRRWVDHQD; encoded by the coding sequence ATGTCAGCTAATTCTAGTGTTAAACAGCTTGTCAAGATTCTCATCGGTGCTGCTTGGATAGACGGCAAAATTCAGCCAGAGGAACGAGACTATCTCCAGCGAGTGGTGAAGGAAAATGGTCTCGCTGAAGATCGCGAAATTCAGCCGTTGTTATATGAACTCAGGCCCGTGCAAGCCAACGAGTGCTATAACTGGGTGCAAGATTATTTAGGCGATCGCCCCAGCCCAGAAGATTATCAGCGTTTGGTTGAATCTATTAGCGCCTTAATTTATAGCGACGGTGACGTGGCGAACGAGGAAGCTAAACTGCTGAATCGATTGCAGCTTCTCGACCCAGCCACTGCCTCTCCCAAATCTGGCAATAAGACTGTACTCGCAGCGATTCAAAAACTCTACCGCCGCTGGGTTGACCATCAAGACTAA
- a CDS encoding GAF domain-containing sensor histidine kinase, translated as MASSEFVALCQSQVALLTQGLGAALSAIYLTEELVESGDAKLIPIVVYPETGAVWEENRARWRLADATGRFDQIRRLPSGKLQPSSRSQRDNAQISSTQPDGGENPLGRQRQIVLPLMHEGTVMGLLVTGRDDRPWNDGEKLQIERIAQTLAIACIMDRQREWLEHQVKLQQRLQAQQRDLMDDLLHQFRNPLTAIRTFGKLLIRRLRPGDANREVANSIVRESDRLQELLQQFDQAIDLTAANSAPREQLPPTTPQDNRPIPLLPYTVAGSQPQSQSCQLAEILEPLLDSARAIAQERNLVLVANIPPNLPSVQTNAKALREVLNNLIDNALKYTPAGGNVYIDVGKEKHCSAGDFQAIAITDTGPGIPPQDKEHLFERHYRGVQAQTEIPGTGLGLAIARELVQQMKGEIQVISPAYDAGTTDAHSLDGRHGTTFIVWLPLAKF; from the coding sequence ATGGCCAGTTCAGAATTTGTTGCTTTGTGCCAATCGCAGGTGGCACTTCTAACTCAAGGGCTGGGAGCGGCTCTGAGTGCAATCTATTTAACCGAAGAACTGGTAGAATCAGGCGATGCAAAGCTAATTCCCATAGTGGTATATCCGGAAACAGGTGCTGTATGGGAAGAAAATCGGGCGAGGTGGCGTTTAGCAGACGCGACTGGCAGATTTGACCAGATTCGCCGCTTACCGTCAGGAAAATTACAGCCCTCCTCCCGCTCGCAACGCGATAATGCCCAGATAAGTTCAACTCAACCCGATGGGGGAGAAAATCCTCTGGGGCGACAGCGACAAATTGTTTTGCCGCTGATGCATGAAGGTACGGTGATGGGGTTGCTGGTGACTGGAAGGGATGACCGCCCCTGGAATGATGGAGAAAAGCTTCAGATTGAAAGGATTGCTCAGACGCTGGCTATAGCTTGCATCATGGATCGGCAGCGTGAGTGGTTGGAACATCAGGTGAAGTTGCAACAACGGCTTCAGGCGCAACAGCGCGACTTGATGGATGATTTGCTGCACCAGTTTCGCAATCCACTGACAGCTATACGCACGTTTGGCAAGCTGTTAATTAGACGCTTGCGACCTGGAGATGCTAACCGCGAAGTGGCTAATAGTATTGTGCGGGAAAGCGATCGCCTGCAAGAGTTGCTGCAACAGTTCGACCAAGCAATTGACCTGACAGCAGCCAACTCAGCACCCCGCGAACAATTGCCCCCCACGACGCCACAAGATAATCGGCCAATCCCTTTGTTACCGTACACGGTGGCGGGAAGCCAACCGCAATCCCAGTCATGCCAGCTAGCTGAAATCTTAGAACCGCTTTTGGATTCCGCAAGGGCGATCGCGCAAGAACGAAATCTAGTATTAGTTGCCAACATTCCCCCAAACTTACCCTCAGTCCAAACTAATGCCAAGGCATTGCGCGAGGTGTTGAACAATCTCATCGACAACGCCTTGAAATACACTCCAGCAGGCGGGAATGTTTATATCGATGTTGGGAAAGAAAAACATTGCTCTGCGGGAGATTTCCAGGCGATCGCTATTACCGACACTGGCCCCGGCATTCCCCCACAAGATAAAGAACATCTTTTTGAGCGACATTATCGAGGAGTGCAAGCTCAAACAGAGATACCGGGTACAGGATTGGGACTGGCGATCGCGCGAGAGTTAGTCCAGCAAATGAAAGGTGAAATACAAGTAATTAGCCCAGCCTACGACGCCGGGACTACAGATGCTCATTCATTAGACGGAAGGCACGGAACGACATTTATTGTCTGGTTGCCGCTGGCTAAGTTTTGA
- the rseP gene encoding RIP metalloprotease RseP produces the protein MNVLAAIAVLALLILVHELGHFMAARLQGIYANRFSLGFGPILWKYQGPETEYALRAFPLGGFVGFPDDDPESDIPADDPNLLRNRPVLDRAIVISAGVIANLIFAYFVLVVHSGIVGIPSGFNYQPGVYVGQVISENTPAAQAGIKSGDLILAVNGKDLPASEQARPSLMKEIQTHPNKPIDLNIERDSQKLSLRVRPELGADGQGRIGVQLSANGKSIYRRPQNIGEAFALGAEQFQQIFVATVEGFGKLITNFTETASQVSGPVAIVEAGAKLAESNTLSLLYFAAVISINLAVINILPLPALDGGQLAFLLVEGLRGKPLPTRIQDGVMQTGLMLLLGLGIFLIFRDTANLEGVQKLFR, from the coding sequence ATGAATGTTTTGGCGGCGATCGCAGTTTTAGCCCTCCTCATCCTGGTGCATGAGCTAGGCCATTTTATGGCAGCTCGTCTTCAAGGAATTTATGCCAATCGCTTCTCCCTTGGATTCGGGCCAATTCTGTGGAAGTATCAAGGGCCAGAAACAGAGTATGCCCTCCGAGCCTTTCCGCTAGGCGGCTTTGTCGGCTTTCCCGATGATGACCCAGAGAGCGACATCCCTGCCGATGACCCCAATCTGCTACGCAACCGCCCCGTCCTCGACCGAGCGATCGTTATCAGCGCTGGGGTAATTGCCAATCTAATATTTGCTTACTTTGTTCTTGTGGTTCATTCCGGTATCGTTGGCATACCTTCAGGGTTTAACTATCAGCCTGGTGTTTATGTTGGGCAGGTAATCTCAGAAAACACACCCGCCGCCCAAGCTGGGATTAAATCAGGGGATTTAATTCTCGCTGTAAATGGGAAGGATCTTCCGGCTTCTGAGCAGGCGCGTCCGTCCCTGATGAAAGAAATTCAAACTCATCCCAACAAGCCAATAGACCTGAACATTGAACGCGACAGCCAAAAACTTTCGCTGCGCGTCAGACCGGAACTAGGAGCAGACGGACAAGGACGTATTGGGGTGCAATTGAGTGCTAATGGCAAAAGTATATATCGTCGCCCCCAAAATATAGGCGAGGCTTTTGCTCTGGGAGCTGAACAATTCCAGCAGATATTTGTGGCTACGGTTGAAGGCTTTGGTAAGTTAATTACAAACTTCACAGAAACCGCCAGCCAGGTCAGCGGGCCTGTTGCGATCGTAGAGGCGGGCGCAAAATTAGCCGAGTCTAACACTCTGAGCCTGCTGTATTTTGCAGCAGTTATTAGTATCAACTTGGCTGTCATTAACATTCTGCCCCTGCCAGCGCTTGATGGCGGACAGTTAGCTTTTCTGCTGGTTGAGGGTCTGCGCGGCAAGCCCCTGCCGACCCGCATTCAAGATGGTGTAATGCAGACTGGGCTGATGCTGTTGTTGGGGCTAGGAATTTTTCTGATTTTCCGCGATACTGCCAATCTGGAAGGGGTACAGAAGTTATTTCGGTGA